From one Pseudomonadota bacterium genomic stretch:
- the apbC gene encoding iron-sulfur cluster carrier protein ApbC — MLTDAVIRDHLADLAVPYLDQTLAEAGALKSVSVDGDRVSVNVALGFPCGGAHAAFIETIAERVRALEGVADVVVAVDTRVQAHAVQRTLKRLESVKNIIAVASGKGGVGKSTTACNLALALAADGAQVGILDADIYGPSQPRMMGVSGRPDSPDGKTIEPKLAHGVQVMSIGFMVDDDTPVVWRGPMVTGALQQLLNETNWQALDYLIVDMPPGTGDLQLTLSQQVPVAGAVIVTTPQDIALLDARKGLKMFEKVEVPVLGVVENMSVHICSACGHKEPIFGEGGGQRMASDYDVRFLGGLPLDIQIREQADGGAPTVVADPDGAIADSYKAISRAMSAALSRRARDFSARFPKIVIENT, encoded by the coding sequence ATGCTGACCGATGCCGTGATCCGCGACCACCTGGCCGACCTGGCGGTGCCCTACCTCGACCAAACGCTCGCCGAGGCCGGGGCGCTCAAGTCGGTGTCGGTCGACGGTGACCGCGTCAGCGTCAACGTCGCGCTCGGTTTCCCCTGCGGCGGGGCGCACGCCGCGTTCATCGAGACGATTGCGGAGCGGGTGCGTGCACTGGAGGGCGTCGCCGACGTGGTCGTCGCCGTCGACACGCGCGTCCAGGCGCACGCGGTGCAGCGCACGCTCAAGCGCTTGGAGTCGGTGAAGAACATCATCGCCGTGGCGTCGGGCAAAGGCGGTGTGGGCAAGTCGACAACTGCCTGCAACCTTGCCCTCGCGCTCGCGGCGGACGGTGCTCAGGTCGGCATTCTGGACGCCGACATCTACGGCCCCAGCCAGCCCCGAATGATGGGCGTCAGCGGGCGACCGGACAGCCCGGACGGCAAGACGATCGAGCCCAAGCTGGCCCATGGCGTTCAGGTGATGTCGATCGGCTTCATGGTGGACGACGACACGCCGGTTGTCTGGCGCGGGCCGATGGTGACCGGTGCGCTGCAGCAGTTGCTGAACGAGACCAACTGGCAGGCGCTCGACTACCTGATCGTCGACATGCCGCCGGGCACGGGTGACCTTCAGCTGACGCTCTCCCAACAGGTGCCTGTGGCCGGTGCCGTGATTGTCACAACACCGCAGGACATCGCCCTGCTCGACGCGCGCAAGGGCCTCAAGATGTTCGAGAAGGTTGAAGTGCCCGTACTCGGGGTGGTCGAGAACATGTCTGTGCACATATGCAGCGCGTGTGGGCACAAGGAGCCGATCTTCGGCGAGGGCGGTGGACAGCGCATGGCGTCCGACTACGACGTGCGTTTCCTCGGTGGGCTCCCGCTCGACATTCAGATTCGCGAGCAGGCCGACGGCGGTGCCCCCACGGTGGTGGCTGACCCCGACGGTGCCATTGCCGATTCGTACAAGGCCATTTCGCGCGCGATGAGCGCAGCGCTGTCGCGCCGAGCGCGGGATTTCAGCGCGCGTTTTCCGAAGATCGTGATCGAAAACACCTGA